One window of the Branchiostoma lanceolatum isolate klBraLanc5 chromosome 3, klBraLanc5.hap2, whole genome shotgun sequence genome contains the following:
- the LOC136430313 gene encoding uncharacterized protein isoform X3, which produces MAAEDRSVTEGIQGNLYINTRYRGKMPYTKPKRSRLMARIMYKMKTVNVRKPTLPIATVFPHHYTNKHIRELPIRRTPVERESDEGGGCVAKGMKAEQFPEDLEGSFHAGQLQQHCSLAAKHCEDDGMLSQKARWGYCSKPTTTRCHSFKPYKGTTQSSPWPQRPRQTTQNNSSLLRSACKEDALELPKVADSSFYLSTDIDTGPQTPVSAELNLEQSDDRRDDNRREDNRNWKNKKDSPSSPRPTNVDITCKEGIGENFPDKMVHPVLLEDVPSYKYDTCCMQNTNLGERESLEDIPSPEQLLSTEHDIKNNNVEEIIHSSLPGEEDNPPSPVFNSNAVLGALNTQANADENHKNKRMWTANGIAIVTEHCGFKISSCADEGLVPKETFWKEVMNDNYSDDSEPPFPLTQKYQAEIDGVDDCEVPDGDNLDSLMFPESPLLYSQHFED; this is translated from the exons ATGGCTGCTGAAGACAGAAGTGTCACTGAAGGCATTCAAGGCAATCTTTATATCAATACAAG GTACAGAGGGAAGATGCCGTATACCAAGCCCAAGAGATCCAGACTGATGGCAAGAAT AATGTACAAGATGAAAACTGTGAATGTCCGAAAGCCCACACTTCCGATTGCTACTGTGTTTCCCCACCATTACACCAACAAGCACATCAGAGAACTTCCCATCAGAAGGACACCTGTAGAAAGAGAGTCTGATGAGGGAGGTGGTTGTGTGGCAAAGGGCATGAAGGCAGAAC aatttcCAGAGGACCTGGAAGGGAGCTTCCATGCAGGTCAGTTGCAGCAGCACTGCAGCCTGGCAGCAAAACACTGTGAAGATGACGGCATGCTCAGTCAAAAAG CCAGGTGGGGATACTGCAGCAAGCCAACAACGACAAGATGCCACTCCTTCAAGCCATATAAGGGAACAACTCAAAGCAGCCCATGGCCCCAAAGACCAAGACAAACAACTCAGAACAACTCCTCCCTTTTGAGGTCTGCCTGTAAGGAAGATGCTCTAGAACTACCAAAAGTTGCTGACAGTTCCTTTTACCTGTCTACAGACATAGATACGGGTCCACAAACCCCAGTCAGTGCAGAGCTTAATCTTGAGCAATCAGATGACAGAAGAGATGATAACCGAAGAGAGGATAACCGAAACTGGAAAAATAAAAAGGATAGTCCCTCTTCCCCTAGGCCTACAAATGTTGACATCACATGCAAAGAAGGAATTGGTGAAAATTTTCCTGACAAGATGGTGCATCCTGTGTTACTTGAAGACGTACCCAGTTACAAGTATGACACTTGTTGCATGCAAAATACAAACCTAGGTGAAAGAGAAAGTCTAGAGGACATACCTTCACCAGAACAGTTATTGAGTACTGAACATGATATAAAAAACAATAATGTGGAAGAGATCATCCACAGTTCATTACCAGGGGAAGAGGACAACCCACCAAGCCCAGTGTTTAATTCCAATGCAGTTTTAGGTGCCCTCAACACTCAAGCAAATGCTGATGAAAACCACAAAAACAAGAGAATGTGGACAGCAAATGGCATTGCAATTGTCACTGAGCATTGTGGATTCAAGATTTCCTCTTGTGCTGATGAAGGCCTTGTACCAAAAGAGACCTTTTGGAAGGAGGTTATGAATGACAACTACTCAGATGACTCTGAACCACCTTTTCCATTGACTCAGAAGTACCAAG CAGAAATAGATGGCGTAGATGACTGTGAAGTACCTGATGGGGACAACTTGGATTCTCTCATGTTTCCAGAGTCACCCCTACTGTATTCTCAGCACTTTGAGGACTAG
- the LOC136430313 gene encoding uncharacterized protein isoform X1, which translates to MAAEDRSVTEGIQGNLYINTRYRGKMPYTKPKRSRLMARIMYKMKTVNVRKPTLPIATVFPHHYTNKHIRELPIRRTPVERESDEGGGCVAKGMKAEPIEFPEDLEGSFHAGQLQQHCSLAAKHCEDDGMLSQKARWGYCSKPTTTRCHSFKPYKGTTQSSPWPQRPRQTTQNNSSLLRSACKEDALELPKVADSSFYLSTDIDTGPQTPVSAELNLEQSDDRRDDNRREDNRNWKNKKDSPSSPRPTNVDITCKEGIGENFPDKMVHPVLLEDVPSYKYDTCCMQNTNLGERESLEDIPSPEQLLSTEHDIKNNNVEEIIHSSLPGEEDNPPSPVFNSNAVLGALNTQANADENHKNKRMWTANGIAIVTEHCGFKISSCADEGLVPKETFWKEVMNDNYSDDSEPPFPLTQKYQAEIDGVDDCEVPDGDNLDSLMFPESPLLYSQHFED; encoded by the exons ATGGCTGCTGAAGACAGAAGTGTCACTGAAGGCATTCAAGGCAATCTTTATATCAATACAAG GTACAGAGGGAAGATGCCGTATACCAAGCCCAAGAGATCCAGACTGATGGCAAGAAT AATGTACAAGATGAAAACTGTGAATGTCCGAAAGCCCACACTTCCGATTGCTACTGTGTTTCCCCACCATTACACCAACAAGCACATCAGAGAACTTCCCATCAGAAGGACACCTGTAGAAAGAGAGTCTGATGAGGGAGGTGGTTGTGTGGCAAAGGGCATGAAGGCAGAAC ctatagaatttcCAGAGGACCTGGAAGGGAGCTTCCATGCAGGTCAGTTGCAGCAGCACTGCAGCCTGGCAGCAAAACACTGTGAAGATGACGGCATGCTCAGTCAAAAAG CCAGGTGGGGATACTGCAGCAAGCCAACAACGACAAGATGCCACTCCTTCAAGCCATATAAGGGAACAACTCAAAGCAGCCCATGGCCCCAAAGACCAAGACAAACAACTCAGAACAACTCCTCCCTTTTGAGGTCTGCCTGTAAGGAAGATGCTCTAGAACTACCAAAAGTTGCTGACAGTTCCTTTTACCTGTCTACAGACATAGATACGGGTCCACAAACCCCAGTCAGTGCAGAGCTTAATCTTGAGCAATCAGATGACAGAAGAGATGATAACCGAAGAGAGGATAACCGAAACTGGAAAAATAAAAAGGATAGTCCCTCTTCCCCTAGGCCTACAAATGTTGACATCACATGCAAAGAAGGAATTGGTGAAAATTTTCCTGACAAGATGGTGCATCCTGTGTTACTTGAAGACGTACCCAGTTACAAGTATGACACTTGTTGCATGCAAAATACAAACCTAGGTGAAAGAGAAAGTCTAGAGGACATACCTTCACCAGAACAGTTATTGAGTACTGAACATGATATAAAAAACAATAATGTGGAAGAGATCATCCACAGTTCATTACCAGGGGAAGAGGACAACCCACCAAGCCCAGTGTTTAATTCCAATGCAGTTTTAGGTGCCCTCAACACTCAAGCAAATGCTGATGAAAACCACAAAAACAAGAGAATGTGGACAGCAAATGGCATTGCAATTGTCACTGAGCATTGTGGATTCAAGATTTCCTCTTGTGCTGATGAAGGCCTTGTACCAAAAGAGACCTTTTGGAAGGAGGTTATGAATGACAACTACTCAGATGACTCTGAACCACCTTTTCCATTGACTCAGAAGTACCAAG CAGAAATAGATGGCGTAGATGACTGTGAAGTACCTGATGGGGACAACTTGGATTCTCTCATGTTTCCAGAGTCACCCCTACTGTATTCTCAGCACTTTGAGGACTAG
- the LOC136430313 gene encoding uncharacterized protein isoform X2: MAAEDRSVTEGIQGNLYINTRYRGKMPYTKPKRSRLMARIMYKMKTVNVRKPTLPIATVFPHHYTNKHIRELPIRRTPVERESDEGGGCVAKGMKAEPIEFPEDLEGSFHAGQLQQHCSLAAKHCEDDGMLSQKARWGYCSKPTTTRCHSFKPYKGTTQSSPWPQRPRQTTQNNSSLLRSACKEDALELPKVADSSFYLSTDIDTGPQTPVSAELNLEQSDDRRDDNRREDNRNWKNKKDSPSSPRPTNVDITCKEGIGENFPDKMVHPVLLEDVPSYKYDTCCMQNTNLGERESLEDIPSPEQLLSTEHDIKNNNVEEIIHSSLPGEEDNPPSPVFNSNAVLGALNTQANADENHKNKRMWTANGIAIVTEHCGFKISSCADEGLVPKETFWKEVMNDNYSDDSEPPFPLTQKYQEIDGVDDCEVPDGDNLDSLMFPESPLLYSQHFED; this comes from the exons ATGGCTGCTGAAGACAGAAGTGTCACTGAAGGCATTCAAGGCAATCTTTATATCAATACAAG GTACAGAGGGAAGATGCCGTATACCAAGCCCAAGAGATCCAGACTGATGGCAAGAAT AATGTACAAGATGAAAACTGTGAATGTCCGAAAGCCCACACTTCCGATTGCTACTGTGTTTCCCCACCATTACACCAACAAGCACATCAGAGAACTTCCCATCAGAAGGACACCTGTAGAAAGAGAGTCTGATGAGGGAGGTGGTTGTGTGGCAAAGGGCATGAAGGCAGAAC ctatagaatttcCAGAGGACCTGGAAGGGAGCTTCCATGCAGGTCAGTTGCAGCAGCACTGCAGCCTGGCAGCAAAACACTGTGAAGATGACGGCATGCTCAGTCAAAAAG CCAGGTGGGGATACTGCAGCAAGCCAACAACGACAAGATGCCACTCCTTCAAGCCATATAAGGGAACAACTCAAAGCAGCCCATGGCCCCAAAGACCAAGACAAACAACTCAGAACAACTCCTCCCTTTTGAGGTCTGCCTGTAAGGAAGATGCTCTAGAACTACCAAAAGTTGCTGACAGTTCCTTTTACCTGTCTACAGACATAGATACGGGTCCACAAACCCCAGTCAGTGCAGAGCTTAATCTTGAGCAATCAGATGACAGAAGAGATGATAACCGAAGAGAGGATAACCGAAACTGGAAAAATAAAAAGGATAGTCCCTCTTCCCCTAGGCCTACAAATGTTGACATCACATGCAAAGAAGGAATTGGTGAAAATTTTCCTGACAAGATGGTGCATCCTGTGTTACTTGAAGACGTACCCAGTTACAAGTATGACACTTGTTGCATGCAAAATACAAACCTAGGTGAAAGAGAAAGTCTAGAGGACATACCTTCACCAGAACAGTTATTGAGTACTGAACATGATATAAAAAACAATAATGTGGAAGAGATCATCCACAGTTCATTACCAGGGGAAGAGGACAACCCACCAAGCCCAGTGTTTAATTCCAATGCAGTTTTAGGTGCCCTCAACACTCAAGCAAATGCTGATGAAAACCACAAAAACAAGAGAATGTGGACAGCAAATGGCATTGCAATTGTCACTGAGCATTGTGGATTCAAGATTTCCTCTTGTGCTGATGAAGGCCTTGTACCAAAAGAGACCTTTTGGAAGGAGGTTATGAATGACAACTACTCAGATGACTCTGAACCACCTTTTCCATTGACTCAGAAGTACCAAG AAATAGATGGCGTAGATGACTGTGAAGTACCTGATGGGGACAACTTGGATTCTCTCATGTTTCCAGAGTCACCCCTACTGTATTCTCAGCACTTTGAGGACTAG